From the genome of Odocoileus virginianus isolate 20LAN1187 ecotype Illinois chromosome 16, Ovbor_1.2, whole genome shotgun sequence, one region includes:
- the LOC110140593 gene encoding serpin A12, translating into MNPLLGLGLLLAGLLTVEGLLKPNFSPENHEAVSQGQGGKGKGTAQELAKRNADFGLKLFKKLSFHTPDNNIIFSPWSISMAFSMLSLGAQDSTLAEIKEGFNFRSIPEKDLHEGFHYLIRRLNQRNQDHRLGLGNALFIDQKVKPQQKFLTEIKNMYEADIIPTNFRNSENAQKQINNYVSQKTQGKVDNLVKNIDPGTVMLLINYIFFRARWQHEFDPKETKEDDFLLDRNKTVKVPMMFHVGMYKVGRDDQLSCTVLEMPYQSDFRAIFVLPDEGKMKQVEEALGLDTFDRWQKLLVRRVADVFVPRLTITSNYDLKKMLSHLGISKIFEEHGDLTRISPHRNLKVGEAVHKATLKIDEKGTEGAAGSGVQTLPMETPIQVKINHRFLLMIWETKMNNLLFFGKIVNPSGR; encoded by the exons ATGAACCCCTTGCTGGGCCTGGGCCTGCTTCTGGCTGGCCTCCTTACTGTGGAAGGTCTTCTGAAGCCGAACTTCTCTCCAGAGAATCATGAAGCTGTGAGTCAGGGccaaggagggaagggaaaggggacAGCTCAGGAGCTTGCAAAGCGCAACGCAGACTTTGGACTCAAGCTGTTTAAGAAACTGTCTTTCCACACCCCTGACAATAACATCATCTTCTCCCCCTGGAGCATCTCTATGGCCTTCTCCATGCTATCTCTGGGGGCCCAGGACTCCACCCTGGCTGAGATCAAGGAGGGCTTCAACTTCAGGAGCATCCCTGAGAAAGACCTCCATGAAGGCTTCCATTACCTCATCCGCAGGCTGAATCAGAGGAACCAGGACCACAGGCTGGGACTCGGGAATGCCTTGTTTATTGACCAGAAGGTAAAGCCCCAGCAGAAGTTTCTGACAGAAATCAAGAACATGTATGAGGCAGACATCATCCCCACCAACTTCCGGAACTCAGAAAATGCTCAGAAGCAGATCAATAACTACGTCAGTCAGAAAACCCAGGGGAAAGTCGACAACCTAGTCAAGAACATAGACCCTGGCACTGTGATGCTTCTTATCAACTATATTTTCTTTCGAG CCAGGTGGCAACATGAGTTTgacccaaaggaaacaaaagaggaCGATTTCCTTCTGGACAGAAACAAGACCGTGAAGGTGCCCATGATGTTCCATGTGGGCATGTATAAAGTGGGGCGTGATGACCAGCTGTCCTGCACTGTCCTGGAAATGCCCTACCAGAGTGACTTCAGGGCCATCTTTGTTCTTCCTGATGAGGGCAAAATGAAGCAAGTGGAGGAAGCCCTGGGGCTGGACACTTTTGACAGATGGCAAAAGTTACTCGTACGAAG GGTCGCAGATGTGTTTGTGCCCAGATTGACCATCACCAGTAACTACGACCTGAAGAAGATGCTTTCCCACCTGGGCATCAGCAAAATCTTTGAGGAACACGGTGATCTCACCAGGATCTCCCCTCATCGAAACCTGAAAGTGGGTGAG GCGGTGCACAAGGCTACCCTGAAGATAGATGAGAAGGGCACAGAGGGGGCTGCGGGCTCCGGAGTGCAGACACTGCCCATGGAGACACCAATTCAGGTCAAGATAAACCACCGCTTCCTGCTGATGATCTGGGAGACTAAAATGAATAACCTGCTCTTCTTTGGAAAGATTGTTAATCCTTCTGGGAGATAA